In one Oryza glaberrima chromosome 2, OglaRS2, whole genome shotgun sequence genomic region, the following are encoded:
- the LOC127762304 gene encoding casein kinase 1-like protein 3 codes for MDRIVGAKYKLGRKIGSGSFGEIYLATHVDTYEIVAVKIESSKTNHPQLLYEAKLYNALQGGTGIANIKWCGIDGEDNVLVIDLLGPSLEDLFVYCGRRFSLKTVLMLADQMITRVEFMHSKGYLHRDIKPDNFLMGLGRKANQVYIIDFGLAKRYRDATTNRHIPYRENKNLTGTARYASCNTHLGIEQSRRDDLESIGYVLLYFLRGSLPWQGLKAATKKQKYDKISEKKLATPIEVLCKSHPVEFASYFHYCHSLTFDQRPDYGFLRRLFRDLADREGYQYDHVFDWTLLKCKQSQKAKAQQQDPGVSSRAVPTNIEKHQVSVSRPTEASGQLEAEQRPAIRMQFKSTAENSRSSNRHTDKLRVGTSTENVLLQSTSFGHADAPRRNIALSKTQGLVDSNAHGTNNPGPSTHL; via the exons aTGGATAGGATCGTCGGGGCAAAGTACAAGCTGGGCCGCAAGATCGGGAGCGGCTCCTTCGGGGAGATCTACCTCG CCACGCACGTCGACACGTACGAGATAGTCGCCGTCAAGATT GAAAGCAGCAAAACAAATCATCCCCAGTTGCTTTATGAGGCCAAGCTGTATAATGCTCTTCagggaggga CTGGAATTGCAAACATAAAATGGTGTGGCATCGATGGTGAGGACAATGTGCTTGTTATTGATTTGCTGGGGCCAAGCCTTGAGGATCTATTTGTTTATTGTGGTCGAAGATTCTCGCTAAAGACGGTCTTGATGTTAGCGGATCAGATG ATAACAAGAGTAGAATTCATGCATTCCAAGGGATATTTGCACAGAGATATCAAGCCTGATAACTTCCTCATGGGCCTTGGTCGTAAAGCTAACCAG GTCTACATTATTGACTTTGGGCTTGCAAAGAGGTACCGTGACGCAACTACTAATCGCCACATACCTTATAG GGAAAATAAAAACTTGACCGGCACAGCTCGATATGCAAGTTGCAACACTCATCTTGGCATTG AGCAAAGCCGAAGAGATGATTTGGAATCCATTGGTTATGTTCTTCTGTATTTTCTCAGGGGAAG TCTTCCTTGGCAGGGTTTAAAAGCTGCCACAAAGAAGCAGAAATACGATAAAATAAGTGAGAAAAAGCTCGCAACACCCATCGAG GTTTTATGTAAATCCCATCCCGTTGAATTTGCTTCTTATTTTCATTATTGCCATTCATTGACATTCGATCAACGGCCGGATTATGGATTTTTGAGAAGGCTCTTTAGAGATTTGGCTGACCGTGAAG GTTATCAGTATGATCATGTTTTTGATTGGACACTGTTGAAGTGCAAACAATCCCAAAAAGCAAAGGCTCAACAA CAAGATCCAGGTGTAAGTAGCCGGGCGGTTCCAACGAATATTGAGAAGCACCAAG TTAGTGTGTCACGCCCAACGGAAGCTTCTGGTCAGCTTGAAGCAGAGCAACGCCCAGCAATTAGAATGCAATTCAAATCTACTGCTGAAAACAGTCGTTCAAGTAATCGGCATACTGACAAATTG AGAGTTGGTACTAGCACTGAAAATGTCTTGTTGCAATCCACATCATTTGGTCATGCTGATGCTCCAAGGAGGAATATAGCACTTTCAAAAACTCAGGGCCTCGTTGATTCCAATGCTCATGGAACTAACAATCCAGGGCCTTCTACTCACCTTTAG
- the LOC127762305 gene encoding probable lactoylglutathione lyase, chloroplastic, whose protein sequence is MRALPMAAGRAAAVAACASPAVPRRSLLLSTAAAALQPEPVRLSRGASAAPKLRASPPDAAQAATAAAAFGSKEAFAWAKSDNRRLLHVVYRVGDIDRTIKFYTECLGMKLLRKRDIPEEKYTNAFLGYGAEDNHFVVELTYNYGVDKYDIGAGFGHFGIAVDDVAKTVELIRAKGGKVTREPGPVKGGKTVIAFVEDPDGYKFEILERPGTPEPLCQVMLRVGDLDRAISFYEKACGMELLRKRDNPEYKYTVAMMGYGPEDKNAVLELTYNYGVTEYDKGNAYAQIAIGTDDVYKTAEVVKLFGGQVVREPGPLPGINTKITSILDPDGWKSVFVDNIDFAKELE, encoded by the exons aTGAGAGCTCtccccatggccgccggccgcgccgccgccgtcgccgcctgcgCCTCGCCGGCCGTCCCGCGGAGGTCGCtgctcctctccaccgccgccgcag CGCTGCAGCCGGAGCCGGTGAGGCTGAGCCGGGGCGCGAGCGCCGCGCCCAAGCTCcgggcctcgccgccggacgccgcgcaggcggccacggcggcggcggccttcggCAGCAAGGAGGCCTTCGCCTGGGCCAAGAGCGACAACCGGCGGCTGCTCCACGTCGTCTACCGCGTCGGCGACATCGACAGAACAATCAA GTTCTACACGGAGTGCCTTGGGATGAAGCTGCTGAGGAAGCGCGACATCCCGGAGGAGAAGTACACCAACGCCTTCCTCGGCTATGGCGCGGAGGACAACCACTTCGTCGTCGAGCTCACCTACA ACTATGGCGTCGACAAGTATGACATCGGGGCGGGTTTCGGTCACTTTGGCATCGCCGTCGACGAT GTGGCGAAGACGGTGGAGCTGATAAGGGCGAAAGGAGGGAAGGTGACCAGGGAGCCCGGCCCTGTCAAGGGCGGCAAGACGGTGATCGCCTTCGTCGAGGACCCAGATGGCTACAAGTTTGAGATCCTTGAGAGGCCAGGGACTCCAGAGCCCCTGTGCCAGGTGATGCTCCGTGTAGGTGATCTTGATCGGGCCATAAGCTTCTATGAGAAG GCCTGTGGCATGGAGCTGCTAAGGAAGAGAGATAACCCTGAATACAAG TACACAGTGGCAATGATGGGGTATGGTCCTGAAGACAAGAATGCTGTGCTGGAGCTGACATACAACTATGGTGTCACTGAATATGACAAGGGGAATGCATATGCCCAG ATCGCGATCGGAACCGACGATGTCTACAAGACGGCGGAGGTGGTGAAGCTGTTCGGAGGGCAGGTGGTGCGGGAGCCGGGGCCATTGCCGGGGATCAACACCAAGATCACGTCCATCCTGGACCCTGATGGCTGGAAATCG GTGTTTGTCGATAACATTGACTTTGCAAAGGAACTGGAGTAA
- the LOC127761472 gene encoding protein SRG1-like codes for MADESWRAPAIVQELAAAGVEEPPSRYLLREKDRSDVKLVAAELPEPLPVVDLSRLDGAEKATKLRVALQNWGFFLLTNHGVEASLMDSVMNLSREFFNQPIERKQKFSNLIDGKNFQIQGYGTDRVVTQDQILDWSDRLHLRVEPKEEQDLAFWPDHPESFRDVLNKYASGTKRIRDDIIQAMAKLLELDEDYFLDRLNEAPAFARFNYYPPCPRPDLVFGIRPHSDGTLLTILLVDKDVSGLQVQRDGKWYNVEATPHTLLINLGDTMEVMCNGIFRSPVHRVVTNAEKERISLAMLYSVNDEKDIEPAAGLLDENRPARYRKVSVEEFRAGIFGKFSRGERYIDSLRI; via the exons ATGGCTGACGAGTCATGGAGGGCGCCGGCGATAGTGCAAGAGCTGGCGGCAGCCGGCGTCGAGGAGCCGCCGAGCCGATACCTGCTACGGGAGAAAGACCGTTCTGACGTCAAGCTggtcgccgccgagctgccGGAGCCCCTCCCCGTCGTTGATCTCAGCCGGCTAGATGGTGCCGAGAAGGCCACCAAGCTCAGGGTGGCTCTGCAGAATTGGGGCTTCTTCCTG CTTACCAACCATGGAGTAGAAGCCTCTCTGATGGACAGCGTGATGAACTTGTCGAGAGAGTTTTTCAACCAACCAATCGAACGGAAGCAAAAATTCAGCAACTTGATCGATGGCAAGAACTTCCAGATTCAAGGGTATGGAACTGACCGGGTGGTTACCCAAGATCAGATCCTGGACTGGTCTGATCGGTTGCATCTCAGAGTTGAACCCAAGGAGGAGCAAGATCTTGCCTTCTGGCCTGACCATCCTGAATCTTTCAG GGATGTTCTGAACAAGTATGCATCAGGAACCAAAAGAATTAGAGACGATATCATTCAGGCTATGGCCAAGCTTCTTGAGCTTGATGAGGATTACTTCTTGGACCGACTCAACGAAGCTCCTGCATTTGCAAGATTCAACTACTACCCTCCCTGTCCAAGGCCTGACCTTGTGTTCGGCATCAGGCCTCACTCCGACGGCACCCTCTTGACGATTCTTCTCGTCGACAAAGATGTCAGTGGCCTGCAAGTTCAGAGGGATGGCAAGTGGTACAACGTTGAGGCAACTCCTCACACATTGCTGATCAACTTAGGTGACACCATGGAG GTAATGTGCAATGGCATCTTCAGGAGCCCGGTGCACAGGGTGGTGACAAACGCCGAGAAGGAGAGGATCTCCCTGGCCATGTTATACAGCGTGAACGATGAGAAAGACATTGAGCCGGCGGCTGGTTTGCTGGATGAGAATCGGCCTGCAAGATACAGGAAAGTGAGCGTCGAAGAGTTCAGGGCCGGGATCTTTGGAAAATTCTCTCGAGGAGAGAGGTACATCGACTCCCTGAGGATCTGA
- the LOC127761989 gene encoding uncharacterized protein LOC127761989: MADRAWMDKERYCASYIEGVDIFMKAAKKNAASKKTKDIRCPCVHCKNQKSCNDPSVIEQHLVTHGFVEGYTNWSHHREIPSKQVPNQATVRDEVLSWDEDVIVVAEEEEEEEEEEVHAVEPVDDDDVVGGNGQHSTVNDADDGNVSVDDGKFADLKEMLRHAEPEVVAGSARGLDNFGALKKAANDLLYMRQRAKLFPQPNSLPTSTYEAKKLICPLSLGVRKIHACVNHCILFCKEYEDLDRCPTCKSSRYKTSRSQSEGLDVALDDVEESDPCKDSNKKKIPQLVMWYLPVKDRLKRLFSNPRDAELMRWHHEKRKKDGMIRHPADARQWKEFDRKYHKFAEDPRNGPRQPGNDMDVFLEPLLEDMRDLWEHGIRVWDEFLREYFTLHAIIFVTVNDLPALFSLLGQIKGKTGCIICVDGTVYRYLKGLKKLVYMRHRRFLRKNHSYHSQAEYFDGTVEKGVKKKETSKRKRNDAEVPVSPSVPFKKYSIFFKYLPYWKDLDIRHSIDVMHLEKNVFDSTIGTILDIPTKTKDGLKSRKDLVDMQIRKELHPVDEGNNGKVYLPPACYTLTRAEKMALCKSLHGVRVPTGFSSNIKRLVSMKDLSLLGYNSHDCHVMLTVFLAIAIGAVEPVHVKMVITKLCYFFNSISLKVIDPEELGPLRTFAIQTVCELEMCFPPSFFNMMQHLIVHIVPQIIAPRPLYLHQMWPFERYMSILKGYVRNHAHPKGSMIEGYTTEEVVEYCIDYLKDGKAIGLPVPRHEGRLSGKGTKGKKRIHDNDYKKVKNAHFTVLQQLAIVEPYIEQPLQELQATNVGRSNRWIMKKHKHHFIEWFKNLDLPDGHTIEERTIKMLADGPSSVYTSWQAYDLNGYTFYTKAKDKRSACQNSGVRVEAIDTTRQKSTYYGFIEEICELDYGPNMQIPLFRCQWVKHPAGVSVDNFRLTIVDFENVGHKDDPWVLADRVAQVFYVTDPSHLKKDIVISGKQRILGVDNVEDVEAYNQYENIFTDF; this comes from the exons ATGGCGGATAGGGCATGGATGGATAAAGAGAGATATTGTGCGTCATACATTGAAGGAGTCGACATATTCATGAAAGCAGCTAAGAAGAATGCTGCATCTAAGAAGACCAAAGATATTAGATGTCCATGCGTGCACTGCAAAAATCAGAAAAGTTGTAACGATCCATCTGTAATCGAGCAACACTTGGTGACGCATGGATTTGTTGAGGGATACACAAACTGGTCACATCATAGAGAGATCCCAAGCAAGCAAGTTCCGAACCAGGCTACAGTACGCGACGAAGTGTTGAGCTGGGACGAGGATGTCATTGTAgtagctgaagaagaagaagaagaagaagaagaagaagtgcaTGCAGTAGAAcccgttgatgatgatgatgttgttggTGGCAATGGTCAGCACAGTACAGTTAATGATGCTGATGATGGTAATGTCAGTGTAGATGATGGTAAATTTGCAGATTTGAAAGAGATGTTGCGTCATGCTGAACCTGAGGTTGTTGCTGGGTCCGCTCGTGGGTTGGATAACTTTGGTGCATTGAAAAAGGCAGCGAATGATCTTTTGTACATGAGGCAAAGGGCT AAACTTTTTCCGCAACCCAACTCCCTGCCAACAAGCACCTATGAAGCAAAGAAGCTTATATGCCCTTTGTCACTGGGTGTGCGAAAGATACACGCGTGTGTTAACCACTGTATCCTATTCTGTAAAGAGTACGAGGATTTGGACAGATGTCCAACATGCAAGAGTAGTCGGTACAAAACAAGCCGTAGCCAGTCCGAGGGTCTGGATGTTGCCCTTGACGATGTAGAAGAGTCCGATCCATGCAAAGACAGTAACAAAAAGAAGATTCCCCAGCTTGTCATGTGGTACCTTCCGGTGAAAGATCGTTTGAAGCGTTTGTTCTCAAACCCGAGGGATGCCGAATTGATGCGCTGGCATcatgaaaagagaaaaaaggatgggatgattcgacaTCCTGCAGATGCAAGACAGTGGAAGGAATTTGACAGAAAGTATCATAAGTTTGCAGAGGACCCAAGAAAC GGACCACGACAACCTGGTAATGACATGGATGTGTTTCTGGAGCCTTTGCTGGAGGATATGCGCGATTTGTGGGAACACGGGATCCGAGTTTGGGACGAATTCCTGCGGGAGTACTTCACGCTACATGCAATTATCTTTGTCACCGTCAACGACTTGCCCGCACTGTTTTCCCTATTGGGACAGATCAAGGGAAAGACGGGTTGCATTATTTGTGTGGATGGTACCGTGTACAGGTATCTTAAGGGATTGAAGAAACTAGTGTACATGCGGCACCGGCGTTTCTTAAGAAAGAATCACTCGTACCACTCCCAAGCAGAATATTTCGACGGTACTGTTGAGAAAGGT gtaaaaaagaaggaaacaagTAAGCGAAAGAGAAATGATGCCGAAGTGCCAGTAAGCCCTAGCGTGCCATTCAAGAAGTACTCCATTTTCTTTAAGTACCTTCCGTACTGGAAAGATTTAGACATACGCCATTCTATCGATGTCATGCACCTAGAGAAAAATGTCTTCGATAGCACCATTGGGACTATACTGGACATACCAACTAAGACCAAGGATGGGCTAAAATCACGTAAGGACCTCGTGGATATGCAAATAAGGAAAGAGCTTCATCCTGTGGATGAAGGTAATAATGGAAAAGTGTACCTACCGCCTGCTTGCTACACCTTGACAAGAGCCGAGAAAATGGCATTGTGCAAATCCCTACATGGGGTGAGAGTGCCTACTGGCTTCTCCTCAAACATTAAGCGACTAGTGTCGATGAAGGATCTGTCGCTTTTAGGCTACAATTCCCATGACTGTCATGTAATGCTCACAGTATTCCTCGCCATTGCAATTGGAGCAGTCGAACCAGTTCACGTAAAGATGGTCATCACAAAGCTCTGCTATTTTTTCAATTCCATATCTCTGAAAGTAATTGATCCTGAAGAGTTAGGTCCTCTCCGGACTTTCGCTATACAGACAGTGTGCGAGCTTGAGATGTGTTTCCCACCatcatttttcaatatgatGCAACACCTCATAGTTCATATTGTGCCTCAGATAATTGCACCTAGGCCCCTGTACCTGCATCAGATGTGGCCTTTCGAACGATACATGTCCATTCTAAAAGGCTACGTACGGAACCACGCCCACCCAAAGGGATCCATGATAGAGGGATACACAACCGAGGAGGTCGTTGAGTATTGCATTGATTACCTAAAAGATGGGAAAGCAATTGGTTTACCGGTACCTCGACATGAAGGTAGATTATCTGGGAAAGGAacaaaagggaagaaaagaatCCACGACAATGACtacaaaaaagtgaaaaatgcTCATTTCACTGTGCTGCAGCAACTCGCAATAGTGGAGCCGTACATAGAGCAACCCCTGCAGGAATTACAAGCAACAAATGTGGGTCGATCTAATAGATGGATCATGAAGAAACACAAGCATCACTTTATTGAATGGTTCAAGAACCTCGATCTACCAGATGGCCATACCATAGAAGAAAGAACAATTAAAATGCTAGCTGACGGGCCATCAAGTGTGTATACCTCGTGGCAAGCATACGATCTGAATGGATACACGTTTTACACAAAAGCGAAAGACAAAAGGAGTGCATGCCAAAACAGTGGCGTTCGAGTAGAAGCAATCGACACAACTAGGCAAAAGAGCACATACTACGGATTCATAGAAGAAATCTGTGAACTAGACTACGGGCCAAATATGCAGATTCCACTGTTtcggtgccaatgggtgaaaCACCCAGCCGGCGTGTCTGTGGACAACTTTAGGCTGACAATAGTTGACTTTGAAAACGTAGGCCACAAGGATGACCCATGGGTGCTTGCCGATCGGGTCGCTCAAGTTTTCTATGTGACAGACCCATCTCATTTGAAGAAAGACATAGTTATTTCGGGAAAACAAAGGATTTTGGGAGTTGATAATGTCGAAGATGTCGAGGCATACAATCAATATGAGAACATATTCACAGATTTTTGA